One Peromyscus leucopus breed LL Stock chromosome 6, UCI_PerLeu_2.1, whole genome shotgun sequence genomic region harbors:
- the LOC114680908 gene encoding uncharacterized protein LOC114680908, with the protein MKEICRICARELCGNQRRWIFHTTSKLNLQVLLSYVLGKDVTRDGRAEFACSKCAFMLDRIYRFDTVIARIEALSIERLQKLLLEKDRLKFCIASMYRKNNDDSGEEIKAGSGTVDISSLPDMRYSALLQEDFAFSGFECWVENEDQIQESHSCHGSEGPGNRPRRCRGCAALRVADSDYEAICKVPRKVARSISYAPSSRYSTSICTEEPALSEVGPPDLASTKVPPDGESMEEGTPGSSVESLDASVQASPPQQKMRKRRGVPKNF; encoded by the coding sequence ATGAAAGAGATTTGCAGGATCTGTGCCCGGGAGCTGTGTGGAAACCAGCGGCGCTGGATCTTCCATACCACGTCCAAGCTCAACCTCCAAGTTCTGCTTTCGTACGTCCTGGGCAAAGATGTCACTCGCGATGGCAGAGCCGAGTTTGCTTGCAGCAAGTGTGCTTTCATGCTCGATCGCATCTATCGATTCGATACTGTTATTGCAAGGATCGAAGCCCTGTCTATCGAGCGCTTGCAGAAGCTGCTGCTGGAGAAGGATCGCCTCAAGTTCTGCATCGCCAGTATGTATCGGAAGAATAACGATGACTCTGGCGAGGAGATCAAGGCGGGGAGTGGGACGGTGGACATTTCCAGCTTGCCAGATATGAGGTACTCCGCACTGCTCCAGGAAGACTTTGCCTTTTCAGGGTTTGAGTGCTGGGTTGAAAATGAGGATCAGATTCAGGAGTCACACAGCTGTCATGGTTCCGAAGGCCCCGGAAACCGACCCAGGAGATGCCGCGGTTGTGCGGCTTTGCGGGTTGCAGATTCTGACTATGAAGCCATCTGTAAGGTTCCTCGCAAAGTGGCCAGAAGTATTTCTTATGCCCCCTCTAGTAGGTACTCGACCAGCATTTGCACCGAAGAACCAGCACTGTCAGAGGTTGGGCCGCCAGACTTAGCAAGCACAAAAGTTCCCCCGGATGGAGAAAGCATGGAGGAAGGGACGCCAGGTTCCTCGGTGGAATCTTTGGATGCTAGTGTGCAGGCCAGTCCTCCCCAACAAAAGATGAGGAAACGGAGAGGAGTACCAAAGAACTTCTGA